From Pithys albifrons albifrons isolate INPA30051 chromosome 27, PitAlb_v1, whole genome shotgun sequence, one genomic window encodes:
- the REEP6 gene encoding receptor expression-enhancing protein 6, with translation MGSVQQRLQRFLDRPGPLGDLLGRLEARTGVQRLYLASGSVAFIGLYLMFGYGASLLCNLIGFIYPAYVSIKAIESSSKEDDTMWLTYWVVYGVFCIAESFSDLFLYWFPCYYAGKCLFLVWCMAPVPWNGSQVLYHSIIRPCFLKHHEAVDNMMSDISTKALDAASTVTREASRASLNLAEKLEKIN, from the exons ATGGGCTCGGTGCAGCAGCGCCTGCAGCGCTTCCTCGACCGCCCCGGGCCGCTCGGCGACCTGCTGGGCCGGCTGGAAGCCCGTACCGGCGTCCAACGGCTCTACCTGGCCTCAG GTTCTGTGGCCTTCATAGGGCTGTACCTCATGTTCGGCTACGGCGCCTCATTGCTCTGCAACCTCATCGGCTTCATCTACCCCGCCTACGTCTC CATCAAAGCCATCGAGAGCAGCAGCAAGGAGGATGACACCATGTGGCTCACCTACTGGGTGGTGTACGGCGTCTTCTGCATCGCTGAGTCCTTCTCTGACCTCTTCCTCTACTGGTTCCCTTGCTACTATGCTGGGAAG TGCCTGTTCCTGGTGTGGTGCATGGCCCCCGTGCCCTGGAACGGCTCACAGGTGCTGTACCACAGCATCATCCGGCCCTGCTTCCTCAAGCACCACGAGGCCGTGGACAACATGATGAGTGACATCAGCACCAAGGCCCTGGACGCGGCTTCCACTGTCACCCGAGAAG CCTCCAGAGCATCCCTGAACCTGGCAGAGAAATTGGAGAAAATTAATTGA
- the C27H19orf25 gene encoding UPF0449 protein C19orf25 homolog translates to MSSKAKRVLPTRPEPPSVEQILQDVQGTHPADPVFVLPAEPPLDHGPAPGSPEPAAEERDRLYRQSRSFVGMNQRLQQSRERLREQRRELERAGAELERGIAEMREKAL, encoded by the exons ATGAGCTCCAAGGCCAAGCGGGTGCTGCCCACCcgccctgagccccccagcgTGGAGCAGATCCTGCAGGACGTGCAGGGCACCCACCCGGCCGACCCCGTCTTCGTCCTCCCCGCCGAGCCCCCCCTGGACCACGGCCCCGCTCCAG GCTCCCCCGAGCCCGCGGCCGAGGAGCGGGACCGGCTGTACCGACAGAGCCGCTCCTTCGTTGGGATGAACCAGCGGCTGCAGCAATCCCGGGAGCGGCTGCGGGAGCAGCGCCGGGAGCTGGAGCGGGCGGGAGCGGAGCTGGAGCGCGGCATCGCCGAGATGAGGGAAAAGGCGCTCTGA
- the LOC139683312 gene encoding granzyme M-like isoform X1, whose product MGTRGCPGPLLLLLVLPLPLGSPLPAARAWLQPSIIGGHEAKPHSRPYMVSLQFGGVHVCGAALLQQRWVLTAAHCLARRTWTSGRVVVGLHNLQDRGAASKTFPIRAACPHPGYDPETMENDLLLLQLEGKVTLSRTRQLIRLPRQGPAVGTTCSLAGWGSRGRGGLSPTLQELEVTVMDPRMCNNSRFWDGGIAPTMICFQGKPRGSAPSKGDSGGPLVCGKQPEVAGVMSFTGPNITDPFKPPVATSTIKYKKWIQKTLRRGCKSPPAPVHRTD is encoded by the exons ATGGGGACGAGGGGCTGCCCGgggccgctgctgctgctgctggttctgCCCCTGCCTTTGG GATCTCCTCTACCTGCAGCACGGGCCTGGCTCCAGCCATCGATCATCGGGGGACACGAGGCCAAACCCCACTCCCGGCCCTACATGGTGTCCCTGCAGTTTGGGGGGGTTCACGTCTGCGGGGCAGCGCTACTGCAGCAGCGGTGGGTCCTGACAGCCGCCCACTGCCTGGCCCGGAG GACATGGACCAGCGGGAGGGTGGTGGTGGGGCTGCACAACCTGCAGGACCGCGGGGCGGCCTCGAAGACCTTCCCCATCCGGGCGGCCTGTCCCCACCCCGGCTACGACCCAGAGACGATGGAAAACgacctgctcctgctccag ctggaggggaaggtgaCACTGAGCCGGACGCGGCAGCTGATCCGGCTGCCGAGGCAGGGGCCGGCGGTGGGGACCACGTGCAGCCTGGCgggctgggggtcccggggACGCGGGGGGCTCTCACCcaccctgcaggagctggaggtgaCAGTGATGGACCCGCGGATGTGCAACAACAGCCGCTTCTGGGACGGCGGCATCGCCCCCACCATGATCTGTTTCCAGGGAAAGCCCCGGGGCTCAGCCCCCTCCAAG GGTGACTCGGGGGGCCCGTTGGTGTGTGGGAAGCAACCAGAGGTGGCTGGTGTGATGTCCTTCACCGGCCCCAATATCACCGACCCGTTCAAGCCACCAGTTGCCACCTCGACCATAAAGTACAAGAAATGGATCCAGAAAACCCTGAGGAGGGGCTGCAagtcacccccagccccagtaCATAGGACAGACTGA
- the LOC139683312 gene encoding granzyme M-like isoform X2, with product MGTRGCPGPLLLLLVLPLPLARAWLQPSIIGGHEAKPHSRPYMVSLQFGGVHVCGAALLQQRWVLTAAHCLARRTWTSGRVVVGLHNLQDRGAASKTFPIRAACPHPGYDPETMENDLLLLQLEGKVTLSRTRQLIRLPRQGPAVGTTCSLAGWGSRGRGGLSPTLQELEVTVMDPRMCNNSRFWDGGIAPTMICFQGKPRGSAPSKGDSGGPLVCGKQPEVAGVMSFTGPNITDPFKPPVATSTIKYKKWIQKTLRRGCKSPPAPVHRTD from the exons ATGGGGACGAGGGGCTGCCCGgggccgctgctgctgctgctggttctgCCCCTGCCTTTGG CACGGGCCTGGCTCCAGCCATCGATCATCGGGGGACACGAGGCCAAACCCCACTCCCGGCCCTACATGGTGTCCCTGCAGTTTGGGGGGGTTCACGTCTGCGGGGCAGCGCTACTGCAGCAGCGGTGGGTCCTGACAGCCGCCCACTGCCTGGCCCGGAG GACATGGACCAGCGGGAGGGTGGTGGTGGGGCTGCACAACCTGCAGGACCGCGGGGCGGCCTCGAAGACCTTCCCCATCCGGGCGGCCTGTCCCCACCCCGGCTACGACCCAGAGACGATGGAAAACgacctgctcctgctccag ctggaggggaaggtgaCACTGAGCCGGACGCGGCAGCTGATCCGGCTGCCGAGGCAGGGGCCGGCGGTGGGGACCACGTGCAGCCTGGCgggctgggggtcccggggACGCGGGGGGCTCTCACCcaccctgcaggagctggaggtgaCAGTGATGGACCCGCGGATGTGCAACAACAGCCGCTTCTGGGACGGCGGCATCGCCCCCACCATGATCTGTTTCCAGGGAAAGCCCCGGGGCTCAGCCCCCTCCAAG GGTGACTCGGGGGGCCCGTTGGTGTGTGGGAAGCAACCAGAGGTGGCTGGTGTGATGTCCTTCACCGGCCCCAATATCACCGACCCGTTCAAGCCACCAGTTGCCACCTCGACCATAAAGTACAAGAAATGGATCCAGAAAACCCTGAGGAGGGGCTGCAagtcacccccagccccagtaCATAGGACAGACTGA
- the LOC139683312 gene encoding granzyme M-like isoform X3, with amino-acid sequence MGTRGCPGPLLLLLVLPLPLGSPLPAARAWLQPSIIGGHEAKPHSRPYMVSLQFGGVHVCGAALLQQRWVLTAAHCLARRTWTSGRVVVGLHNLQDRGAASKTFPIRAACPHPGYDPETMENDLLLLQLIRLPRQGPAVGTTCSLAGWGSRGRGGLSPTLQELEVTVMDPRMCNNSRFWDGGIAPTMICFQGKPRGSAPSKGDSGGPLVCGKQPEVAGVMSFTGPNITDPFKPPVATSTIKYKKWIQKTLRRGCKSPPAPVHRTD; translated from the exons ATGGGGACGAGGGGCTGCCCGgggccgctgctgctgctgctggttctgCCCCTGCCTTTGG GATCTCCTCTACCTGCAGCACGGGCCTGGCTCCAGCCATCGATCATCGGGGGACACGAGGCCAAACCCCACTCCCGGCCCTACATGGTGTCCCTGCAGTTTGGGGGGGTTCACGTCTGCGGGGCAGCGCTACTGCAGCAGCGGTGGGTCCTGACAGCCGCCCACTGCCTGGCCCGGAG GACATGGACCAGCGGGAGGGTGGTGGTGGGGCTGCACAACCTGCAGGACCGCGGGGCGGCCTCGAAGACCTTCCCCATCCGGGCGGCCTGTCCCCACCCCGGCTACGACCCAGAGACGATGGAAAACgacctgctcctgctccag CTGATCCGGCTGCCGAGGCAGGGGCCGGCGGTGGGGACCACGTGCAGCCTGGCgggctgggggtcccggggACGCGGGGGGCTCTCACCcaccctgcaggagctggaggtgaCAGTGATGGACCCGCGGATGTGCAACAACAGCCGCTTCTGGGACGGCGGCATCGCCCCCACCATGATCTGTTTCCAGGGAAAGCCCCGGGGCTCAGCCCCCTCCAAG GGTGACTCGGGGGGCCCGTTGGTGTGTGGGAAGCAACCAGAGGTGGCTGGTGTGATGTCCTTCACCGGCCCCAATATCACCGACCCGTTCAAGCCACCAGTTGCCACCTCGACCATAAAGTACAAGAAATGGATCCAGAAAACCCTGAGGAGGGGCTGCAagtcacccccagccccagtaCATAGGACAGACTGA